The following are from one region of the Syngnathus typhle isolate RoL2023-S1 ecotype Sweden linkage group LG22, RoL_Styp_1.0, whole genome shotgun sequence genome:
- the sox7 gene encoding transcription factor SOX-7 has translation MAALISAYSSWPESFECPPADGDATSAADAHSRAVGDKAPEPRIRRPMNAFMVWAKDERKRLAVQNPDLHNAELSKMLGKSWKALTPPQKRPYVEEAERLRVQHMQDYPNYKYRPRRKKQLKRICKRVDPGFLLGGMAPDQNALPEQRALCRPLEKDDGSNPGSGVRFSSPGPTLPGVRSFRDPAASGGFDTYPYGLPTPPEMSPLDAVEQEHAPPSYYPAISCSSPAEHHHPQSHMGSPPPYHLDYAQTQLHCGGAHMSHMTPGNNGGLIHGSYYGASPFPLTHHGLQHGHMGQLSPPPETQAHLETLDQLSQAELLGEVDRNEFDQYLNSGFHPAEQGGAVTVTGHIQVSAASTATETSLISVLADATAAYYNNYGIS, from the exons ATGGCCGCCCTCATCAGCGCCTACTCGTCGTGGCCCGAGTCGTTCGAGTGTCCCCCGGCGGACGGCGACGCCACCTCGGCCGCCGACGCCCACAGCAGGGCCGTCGGGGACAAGGCGCCCGAGCCCCGCATCCGACGGCCCATGAACGCCTTCATGGTTTGGGCCAAGGACGAGCGCAAGCGGCTGGCCGTGCAGAACCCAGACCTGCACAACGCCGAGCTCAGCAAGATGCTTG GGAAATCGTGGAAAGCCCTGACGCCCCCCCAGAAGAGGCCGTACGTGGAGGAAGCCGAGCGCCTGCGTGTGCAGCACATGCAGGACTACCCCAACTACAAATACCGGCCCCGCCGCAAGAAGCAACTCAAGCGCATTTGCAAGCGCGTGGACCCTGGATTCCTCCTTGGCGGCATGGCCCCGGACCAAAACGCCCTACCCGAGCAGCGGGCCCTGTGCCGGCCGCTGGAGAAGGATGACGGGAGCAACCCGGGGTCGGGGGTCCGTTTCTCCAGTCCCGGCCCGACCCTTCCCGGCGTGCGGAGCTTCCGGGACCCGGCGGCGTCGGGCGGCTTCGACACGTACCCCTACGGCCTTCCCACCCCTCCCGAGATGTCCCCCTTGGACGCCGTGGAGCAAGAGCACGCGCCTCCGTCGTACTACCCCGCCATCTCCTGCTCGTCCCCCGCCGAGCACCACCACCCCCAGAGCCACATGGGTAGCCCTCCGCCGTACCACCTGGACTACGCTCAGACCCAGCTCCACTGCGGGGGCGCGCACATGTCCCACATGACCCCCGGTAATAACGGCGGCCTGATCCACGGCTCGTACTACGGCGCCTCGCCGTTCCCCCTGACTCACCACGGCCTCCAGCACGGCCACATGGGGCAGCTGTCTCCGCCGCCGGAGACGCAAGCCCACCTGGAGACCCTGGATCAGCTTAGCCAGGCCGAGCTGCTGGGCGAGGTGGACCGCAATGAGTTTGACCAGTACCTCAACTCCGGCTTCCATCCCGCCGAGCAAGGCGGGGCCGTCACCGTCACGGGTCACATTCAGGTGTCCGCCGCCAGTACCGCCACCGAAACCAGTCTGATTTCGGTTCTGGCCGACGCCACCGCCGCCTACTACAACAATTACGGCATCTCGTGA
- the rp1l1b gene encoding retinitis pigmentosa 1-like 1 protein gives MGEEGRAAAMSSHKRSFQCFVPASHKYATCRLPRIPHPDAVAACYLCSQWRHARALEALHSQVLPLCPYHRHGRSSGSDELPPRTKRLVLIKNSEPSLRKTVVLRSKGPRSLGLFLEEVSELLQYHVKRLYTLDGHKVENVPSIMHCPDVLVCVGREPSHPSILERFGKSAEDKLPRLSAQAPLSNHEAPNQAQASEKSLPDGTESADDVLPAAAAAATDDDVEKQVCVNKDGSLSMKMKVRFRLDDHETLLWSTEVRKSSIRGGEPPQELVSDRSCSGSENLSTSEPVEAYVARHRRRRAHCSRHSHRYDIWSNAEGTQGDSCGVRTSSSSASSYTVVSRETVAQRSSEENVLERETCVEASETVEYCTVRRDRDTRDTAGKSSSASSSGKRKKSKKCHCGTSTGEKEADSEETGDAARRESDANVSQKAEPEGGEEEEPSKSAMSAHSNASTTSGPEQHAKEEQSQSATGQRTPTSGKSSEVDDAASSDAHGDAEERASSARSTQSKTSQMDAASEAAEERPSSAIPSVEDDKEPSVMSEPLTDVTSNRPETNERAASASSSKSKCPDDVPAEDESRRSEDEEREPTGGRASSSAKSIHSLVSAERSPSAASAKSAKSALSARSTASKGFPHSESVSISSLSVHSSKSAPSQRTSEGRRTKSPASETSNVSEVVTEEVPSRSQSRPSAKSGKSGRSKISAEENAAERPSSDVSITSKEVSEVMSEHSIEIENEEVCCGRSVSSRTKESELDRAAEETSERTEDDEEPEEWSVEDASEPRVTVGRTASSLTAKSAISVTSTKSKTSARSPSSKASRIKPERPASKASAKSTVTILSVATCEVPSEEHSENQTETTQRPPSAVSSRSARSMTSSAKSKASIAVHENNNHESLERALSSKSGRSSAKKSQDTDNTSLVSSSSRSSRRPQSEESEARARKSAASSRTSIISDKSRLGGIQQTEAALSVKSDRSSRSKKRSKSAASNVSDLVAVEESELRATSDILGKKSNASAKCHHADEEAKVLIPHLCEPSANGDSEQAPEDALHALVPSSLPNASPTQVVSEWLNKIPPDGEQFDMEEFSGNVAEEPDHAAPEKNINGPDEESALSDAPKTDEETKASDRRGEPDPELFHASVQVMKVLLNPQLDRCNSLPEVSPAYGRKLSTSAAGLFDCLAKLDGHPENADGKSQRCKALLEILGSLWLCDPPPNEPDRHSDKDFHQGSSSGIDVNSGSTGSGKSSDGRKVHPEEEQTASPEEEPEPETIPGHDAPREACDSPSESSSEPDQTSRSQLRSGKEPPHEPDPAWVLGLLTKIEKQFLTHYVDATSEFKERWKVHGDDRQLDAMMGELKDEIRRRIQSSISEELDTMKGGAALPRPPQEPKSRPSTNERRRRLRMKSKRSQRSDDSAASGSVISDQRGEDDDDDDCPCQSCGKKNHCLANSETKAAAAAAAATLVGQILQDALQEAAEDKESDERELSLGGAESHLDEEETKEPAAEEPEEDQSDGASTVKDSNPDDEVTGDNGEEAAAEDEGAAAAELASQQESEEDEEGGVDGEEEAPAEDEGAAESASQQESEEDEEGEVDGEEEAPAEDEGAAQEAAAAEAASQQETEEDEEGGVDGEDEAPAEDEGAAQEAAAAELASQQESEEEGEVDGEEEASAAEDEGAAQEAAAAELASQQESEEEGEVDDDEEEAAADEGAAQEAAAAELTSQLESEEDEEGAVDGEEAPTEDEGAAQEAATAELASQQESEEEGGVDGEEEAPAAGSHENEESANNMEEEEEEEEEQVPVEDEDDDDDAATVKNSNEEPNTDDELASEEDELVVAASECEEGEEEPGEDQEGADEKNDAGNEMMASEEVPESSQDEEATQEAADRATSEHQDESQEETPATSGAENENEDAAGEELTSDEVSQTIEDEGAASEEGEEDETPPARADEKELGADSDEEAAEDENGDDATAVEDASGPEEEEEGDAQTSGDENEDAVDEDQDAAKDAVTTDEDAEESEEDKDLKEEETPATSGDERDGGLADTFHDQTNVPTEEEEEEDKRMAENEAEGTEETTGVEEDKSAEEDPALTTDNGEDAEEEPHDNATSDEATCEDVTSEQQEDGGGEEGEDADEAEEEGAKQENALSENESENIAEDQDKDSTEAAGEEDVDGSDGAGSVSRDDEAFKDHQSEEESEVTNTEEPDDLSGAESQRHHQTGEEHQDEDEKKEGPEVDADEDLEDGIDQGAENEDEDDEGTSEEENQEHEATDRDDPDESVQPGTAKEDRPKGDDHGEDEETSRQTLEASENEERGAESADGEDETEDEAEDEAESDDSEEREEKSQERDISPGQAARQEPDKEPTTLRVNTSLNHVAGGSEDADAEDSDA, from the exons ATGGGCGAGGAAGGCCGAGCCGCAGCCATGTCCTCCCACAAACGCAGCTTCCAGTGCTTCGTCCCCGCTTCCCACAAGTACGCCACCTGCAGGCTGCCCCGCATCCCCCACCCTGACGCGGTCGCCGCTTGCTACCTGTGCTCCCAGTGGAGACACGCCCGAGCCCTGGAGGCGCTACACTCGCAAGTGTTGCCTCTGTGTCCCTACCACCGGCACGGTCGGAGCAGCGGCTCCGACGAGCTCCCGCCTCGCACCAAGAGGCTGGTCCTGATCAAGAACAGCGAGCCGTCCCTCAGGAAGACGGTGGTGCTCAGAAGCAAAGGCCCGAGGAGCTTGGGGCTGTTCCTGGAGGAGGTCTCGGAGCTCCTGCAGTACCACGTCAAGAGGCTCTACACCCTGGATGGGCACAAG GTGGAAAACGTTCCAAGCATCATGCACTGTCCCGACGTTCTGGTGTGCGTGGGACGGGAGCCTTCCCATCCTTCCATTCTGGAGCGATTTGGTAAAAGCGCCGAAGACAAGCTGCCCAGGCTGAGCGCCCAAGCGCCGTTAAGCAACCACGAAG CACCGAATCAAGCTCAAGCTTCTGAGAAGTCACTTCCAGACGGCACGGAATCTGCAGACGACGTtctccccgccgccgccgccgccgccaccgacgACGATGTGGAAAAACAAGTTTGCGTCAACAAAGATGGCAGCTTGTCCATGAAAATGAAAGTGCGCTTTCGGCTGGACGACCACGAAACCTTACTTTGGTCCACCGAAGTGAGAAAGTCCTCCATCAGGGGCGGCGAGCCCCCTCAAGAATTGGTGAGCGACAGAAGCTGCTCGGGTTCCGAGAACCTTTCCACCAGCGAGCCAGTGGAGGCCTACGTGGCCAGGCACCGGCGACGCCGCGCCCATTGCTCTCGCCATTCTCACCGCTACGACATCTGGAGCAACGCGGAAGGCACGCAAGGAGACAGTTGCGGCGTTCGGACGTCCAGCTCCAGCGCGTCCTCCTACACGGTGGTCTCCAGGGAGACCGTGGCTCAAAGGTCCAGCGAAGAAAACGTGCTGGAGCGAGAAACGTGCGTGGAGGCCTCGGAAACCGTGGAGTACTGCACCGTCCGCCGGGACCGGGACACGCGAGATACGGCCGGGAAATCATCGTCGGCCTCCTCTTCCGGCAAGAGGAAGAAATCCAAAAAGTGTCACTGCGGAACTTCAACGGGTGAGAAGGAAGCAGACTCGGAGGAGACGGGCGACGCGGCGAGACGGGAGAGTGACGCAAACGTCAGTCAGAAGGCGGAACCTGAAggcggagaagaggaggagCCATCCAAAAGTGCCATGTCAGCTCATTCAAATGCCTCAACCACGTCCGGACCAGAGCAGCACGCCAAAGAGGAGCAAAGTCAGAGCGCAACTGGACAGAGAACACCCACATCGGGAAAAAGCTCCGAAGTCGACGACGCGGCCTCTTCTGATGCCCATGGAGACGCCGAGGAGAGAGCTTCCAGCGCCAGATCAACGCAATCGAAAACCTCCCAAATGGATGCCGCTTCAGAGGCGGCTGAAGAAAGACCATCCAGCGCAATCCCATCGGTGGAAGACGACAAGGAACCCAGTGTGATGTCGGAGCCATTGACCGATGTGACGTCAAACCGTCCCGAGACGAACGAGAGAGCCGCCAGCGCCAGCTCAAGTAAGTCCAAATGCCCCGATGATGTTCCCGCAGAAGACGAGTCTCGCCGCTCTGAGGATGAAGAAAGGGAGCCAACGGGAGGACGAGCGTCAAGCTCTGCCAAATCAATCCACTCGCTGGTTTCCGCAGAAAGATCGCCCAGCGCGGCGTCGGCCAAATCTGCAAAGTCGGCGCTTTCCGCCAGATCGACGGCATCCAAAGGTTTCCCGCACAGCGAGAGCGTATCCATAAGTTCCTTGTCCGTTCACTCCAGTAAATCAGCTCCGTCCCAACGCACGTCCGAAGGTCGTCGGACAAAGTCGCCCGCTTCGGAAACATCCAACGTGTCTGAGGTGGTCACCGAAGAAGTCCCGAGCAGAAGCCAAAGTCGACCGTCCGCCAAATCTGGAAAGTCGGGGCGATCCAAAATCTCAGCTGAGGAAAACGCCGCGGAAAGACCTTCCAGCGACGTGTCGATCACGTCCAAAGAAGTTTCCGAGGTGATGAGTGAACACAGTATCGAAATCGAGAATGAAGAAGTTTGTTGCGGCCGGTCGGTGTCTTCCAGAACCAAAGAGTCGGAACTCGATAGAGCGGCCGAAGAAACCTCAGAACGCACCGAGGACGACGAGGAACCTGAAGAATGGTCGGTAGAAGATGCGTCAGAACCTCGCGTGACGGTGGGAAGAACCGCCAGCTCCTTGACCGCAAAGTCAGCCATCTCCGTGACTTCTACCAAATCCAAAACGTCGGCCCGCTCTCCATCATCCAAAGCCAGCCGAATAAAACCCGAGAGACCGGCGAGCAAAGCTTCCGCTAAGTCCACCGTGACCATCCTATCGGTAGCGACGTGCGAGGTTCCCTCGGAAGAGCATTCAGAAAACCAAACGGAAACAACTCAGAGGCCGCCGAGCGCCGTTTCGTCCAGATCTGCCCGCTCGATGACATCATCGGCCAAGTCGAAAGCCTCCATCGCCGTGCACGAAAACAACAACCATGAGAGTTTGGAGAGAGCGCTGAGCAGCAAGTCCGGGAGGTCCTCAGCAAAGAAGTCCCAAGACACCGATAACACCTCTCTCGTCTCGTCCTCGTCCAGATCGTCTCGACGACCTCAAAGTGAAGAAAGTGAAGCCAGAGCACGCAAGTCAGCCGCGTCTTCAAGGACGTCAATTATCTCCGACAAGAGCAGGCTCGGGGGAATTCAGCAAACCGAAGCCGCGCTGTCGGTCAAGTCCGATCGCTCTTCGAGAAGCAAAAAAAGGAGCAAAAGCGCGGCGTCAAATGTCTCCGACCTGGTGGCCGTTGAGGAATCGGAACTCCGAGCCACGTCTGACatcctggggaaaaaaagcaacgcGTCAGCCAAATGCCATCATGCTGATGAAGAAGCAAAAGTCCTCATCCCTCACCTTTGTGAGCCTTCAGCCAACGGAGACTCTGAGCAGGCTCCCGAAGACGCCCTCCACGCCCTGGTCCCGTCCAGCCTGCCAAACGCTTCCCCCACCCAAGTCGTCAGCGAATGGCTGAATAAAATCCCGCCCGACGGCGAACAGTTCGATATGGAGGAGTTCTCCGGCAACGTGGCGGAAGAACCCGACCACGCGGCGCCTGAGAAGAACATCAACGGGCCGGATGAGGAGAGCGCCCTTTCCGACGCTCCCAAAACGGACGAGGAAACTAAAGCGTCGGATCGGCGCGGAGAACCCGACCCCGAGCTATTTCACGCTTCGGTGCAAGTGATGAAAGTTCTTCTCAACCCCCAGCTGGACCGATGCAACAGTTTGCCGGAGGTCTCGCCCGCGTACGGACGCAAACTCAGCACTTCGGCCGCGGGTCTTTTCGATTGCCTGGCCAAGCTGGACGGCCATCCCGAAAACGCCGACGGGAAATCGCAGCGCTGCAAAGCGCTGCTGGAGATTCTGGGCTCTCTGTGGCTTTGCGACCCGCCGCCCAACGAGCCCGACCGGCACTCCGACAAGGACTTTCATCAGGGCTCGTCGTCCGGCATCGACGTCAACAGCGGCTCCACGGGTTCCGGGAAGAGCAGCGACGGCAGGAAAGTCCACCCAGAAGAAGAACAAACGGCCAGCCCCGAAGAGGAGCCGGAGCCGGAGACGATTCCGGGTCACGACGCGCCGAGAGAAGCGTGCGACAGCCCGAGCGAGAGCTCCTCCGAACCGGACCAGACGTCTCGGAGTCAGCTCCGGTCCGGCAAAGAGCCACCTCACGAGCCCGATCCCGCGTGGGTCCTGGGTTTACTCACCAAAATCGAAAAGCAGTTTTTGACTCATTACGTCGACGCCACCAGCGAGTTCAAAGAGCGCTGGAAAGTTCACGGCGACGACCGGCAGCTGGACGCGATGATGGGCGAGCTCAAGGACGAGATCCGCCGGCGCATCCAAAGCAGCATTAGCGAGGAATTGGACACGATGAAAGGTGGGGCGGCTCTGCCCAGACCTCCCCAAGAACCAAAGTCCAGACCTTCCACCAACGAGAGGAGACGAAGGCTGAGGATGAAAAGCAAACGCTCGCAGAGAAGCGACGATTCGGCCGCCAGCGGCAGCGTCATCAGTGACCAGCGCGgtgaagacgacgacgacgacgactgcCCGTGCCAATCGTGCGGCAAGAAGAACCATTGTCTGGCCAACAGTGAAaccaaagcagcagcagcagcagcagcagcgacacTGGTCGGACAGATCCTCCAGGATGCTCTTCAAGAAGCAGCGGAAGACAAAGAAAGTGACGAGCGTGAGCTTTCGCTCGGAGGCGCTGAAAGCCACCTGGATGAAGAGGAAACAAAGGAACCCGCCGCCGAAGAACCAGAAGAAGATCAGAGCGACGGCGCTTCCACCGTTAAGGACTCAAATCCCGATGATGAGGTCACTGGTGACAATGGAGAGGAAGCTGCTGCAGAAGACGAAGGGGCGGCCGCGGCTGAACTCGCAAGTCAGCAGGAGTctgaggaagatgaagaaggaGGAGTTGATGGTGAGGAGGAAGCTCCTGCAGAAGATGAAGGTGCAGCAGAATCCGCAAGTCAGCAGGAGTctgaggaagatgaagaaggaGAAGTTGATGGTGAGGAGGAGGCTCCTGCAGAAGATGAAGGTGCGGCACAAGAGGCCGCCGCAGCAGAAGCCGCGAGTCAGCAGGAGACCgaggaagatgaagaaggaGGAGTTGATGGTGAAGACGAAGCTCCTGCAGAAGATGAAGGTGCGGCACAAGAGGCCGCCGCGGCAGAACTTGCAAGTCAGCAGGAGTCCGAGGAAGAAGGAGAAGTTGATGGTGAGGAGGAAGCTTCTGCTGCAGAAGATGAAGGTGCGGCACAAGAGGCCGCCGCGGCAGAACTCGCAAGTCAGCAGGAGTCCGAGGAAGAAGGAGaagttgatgatgatgaggaggaagcTGCTGCAGATGAAGGTGCGGCACAAGAGGCCGCCGCGGCAGAACTCACAAGTCAGCTAGAGTCCgaggaagatgaagaaggaGCAGTTGATGGTGAGGAGGCTCCTACAGAagatgaaggtgcagcacaaGAGGCCGCCACGGCAGAACTCGCAAGTCAGCAGGAGTCCGAGGAAGAAGGAGGAGTTGATGGCGAGGAGGAAGCTCCTGCTGCAGGTAGCCATGAGAACGAAGAGTCCGCTAACaatatggaggaggaggaggaggaggaggaggagcaagtCCCGGTCGAGGACGAAGACGACGATGACGATGCAGCCACCGTGAAGAACTCAAACGAGGAACCAAACACAGATGATGAGCTTGCTAGCGAAGAAGATGAGCTTGTGGTCGCCGCAAGTGAATGtgaagagggggaggaggagccaGGAGAAGACCAGGAGGGAGCAGATGAAAAGAATGATGCTGGAAATGAGATGATGGCGAGTGAGGAGGTTCCTGAAAGCTCCCAAGATGAAGAGGCCACACAAGAAGCTGCTGACAGGGCCACGAGTGAACACCAAGATGAGAGTCAAGAGGAGACTCCTGCCACGAGCGGCGCCGAGAATGAAAATGAGGATGCCGCAGGAGAAGAGCTCACCAGTGACGAGGTTTCCCAAACCATCGAGGATGAAGGTGCAGCCTCCGAGGAAGGTGAAGAAGACGAGACTCCTCCCGCACGTGCAGATGAGAAGGAGCTTGGAGCTGATAGCGATGAGGAAGCTGCAGAAGATGAAAACGGCGATGACGCCACAGCAGTTGAAGATGCGAGCGGAcccgaagaggaagaggaaggagatGCCCAAACAAGTGGAGATGAAAATGAGGATGCAGTTGATGAAGATCAGGACGCTGCAAAAGATGCCGTGACGACCGATGAAGATGCTGAAGAATCAGAGGAGGACAAAGATCTGAAAGAAGAGGAGACGCCTGCCACCAGCGGAGATGAACGTGATGGCGGCTTGGCAGACACGTTCCATGACCAAACAAATGTGCcaactgaagaagaagaggaagaagacaaaAGGATGGCGGAGAACGAGGCTGAAGGAACAGAGGAGACCACAGGAGTTGAAGAAGACAAGTCAGCAGAGGAAGATCCTGCGCTAACAACTGACAATGGAGAAGATGCGGAGGAAGAGCCGCACGACAACGCCACATCCGATGAAGCCACTTGTGAAGATGTCACCAGCGAACAGCAAGAAGACGGAGGTGGCGAAGAAGGTGAGGATGCCGAcgaagcagaagaagaaggcgCCAAGCAGGAGAACGCCTTGTCTGAAAATGAATCGGAGAACATCGCTGAAGACCAAGATAAAGATTCCACAGAGGCTGCTGGAGAAGAAGACGTGGATGGCAGCGACGGGGCAGGAAGTGTGTCCCGGGATGATGAAGCCTTCAAAGATCATCAGAGTGAGGAGGAGTCTGAAGTGACAAACACTGAAGAGCCAGATGACCTGAGTGGAGCAGAAAGCCAGCGACACCACCAAACGGGAGAAGAGCATCAAGATGAGGATGAAAAAAAGGAAGGACCCGAGGTGGACGCTGACGAAGATCTGGAAGATGGGATAGACCAGGGAGCAGAAAATGAAGACGAAGACGACGAGGGAACATCAGAAGAAGAGAACCAAGAACACGAGGCAACCGACCGCGATGATCCGGACGAGTCGGTCCAGCCTGGAACTGCAAAGGAAGACCGACCAAAGGGAGATGACCACGGTGAGGATGAGGAAACAAGCAGACAAACCTTGGAGGCGTCTGAAAACGAAGAACGAGGAGCCGAGTCCGCCGACGGCGAGGACGAGACGGAGGACGAGGCGGAAGACGAGGCGGAGTCCGACGACAGCGAGGAGCGTGAGGAGAAAAGCCAGGAGCGGGACATCAGCCCAGGCCAGGCGGCCCGTCAAGAACCCGACAAAGAACCCACAACACTGAGGGTAAATACGAGTTTGAATCACGTCGCCGGCGGGTCTGAAGACGCAGACGCCGAAGATTCCGACGCGTAA